One Actinoplanes missouriensis 431 DNA segment encodes these proteins:
- a CDS encoding LutB/LldF family L-lactate oxidation iron-sulfur protein — MTTFLGMPATAPRGVGNLRGDQTFPQAAHEALGNSQMRRNLRHATTTIRGKSGKVIAELPDWQSLRDAGSAIKADVMSRLPALLEELEARVTEAGGVVHWAADANEANAIVTRLVRETGSDRVIKVKSMATQEIGLNEALEDAGIAPVETDLAELIVQLGHDKPSHILVPAIHRNRSEIREIFLREMPGVDPALTDDPPVLAAAARKYLRETFLSTKVAVSGANFAIAETGTLAVVESEGNGRMCLTLPDTLITVMGIEKVLPTWQDLEVFLQLLPRASTGERMNPYTTMWTGVTPGDGPQNFHLILLDNGRSAVLSDTVGRSALHCIRCSACLNVCPVYERAGGHSYGSVYPGPIGAVLSPQLTGVADNASLPFASSLCGACFDACPVKIDIPSLLVHLRNEAPHPRSERAAMAAAARIMDKPRVYASAQRAAKLARIAGRRGRGLPPPLSGWTAGRDLPEFPKQTFRDWWAKR; from the coding sequence ATGACCACATTCCTGGGCATGCCGGCGACCGCGCCGCGCGGTGTCGGCAACCTCCGCGGCGACCAGACGTTCCCGCAGGCCGCGCACGAGGCCCTCGGTAACTCGCAGATGCGGCGCAACCTGCGGCACGCCACGACCACCATTCGCGGTAAATCCGGCAAAGTGATCGCGGAGTTGCCGGACTGGCAGTCGCTGCGGGACGCCGGATCGGCGATCAAAGCAGATGTGATGAGCCGGCTTCCCGCCCTCCTGGAAGAGCTGGAGGCCCGCGTCACCGAAGCCGGTGGCGTCGTGCACTGGGCCGCCGACGCCAACGAGGCCAACGCGATAGTCACCCGGCTGGTGCGCGAGACCGGCTCCGACCGCGTCATCAAGGTCAAGTCGATGGCGACCCAGGAGATCGGGCTCAACGAGGCCCTGGAGGACGCCGGCATCGCGCCGGTCGAGACCGACCTCGCCGAGCTGATCGTGCAACTCGGCCACGACAAGCCCAGCCACATCCTGGTACCCGCGATCCACCGCAACCGCTCGGAGATCCGGGAGATCTTCCTGCGCGAGATGCCCGGCGTGGACCCGGCGCTGACCGACGACCCGCCGGTGCTCGCGGCGGCGGCCCGCAAATACCTGCGCGAGACATTCCTGTCGACGAAGGTGGCGGTCAGCGGGGCGAACTTCGCGATCGCCGAGACCGGGACGCTCGCGGTGGTCGAGTCGGAGGGGAACGGCCGGATGTGCCTCACCCTGCCGGACACCCTGATCACCGTGATGGGCATCGAGAAGGTGCTGCCCACCTGGCAGGACCTCGAAGTGTTCCTGCAACTGCTGCCCCGGGCGTCGACCGGGGAGCGGATGAACCCGTACACCACGATGTGGACCGGGGTGACGCCCGGCGACGGGCCGCAGAACTTCCACCTGATCCTGCTGGACAACGGTCGTAGTGCGGTTCTCTCCGACACCGTCGGGCGCTCGGCGCTGCACTGCATCCGCTGCTCGGCCTGCCTCAACGTGTGCCCGGTCTACGAGCGGGCCGGCGGGCACTCCTACGGCTCGGTCTACCCCGGGCCGATCGGGGCGGTGCTCTCCCCGCAGCTCACCGGCGTCGCCGACAACGCGTCACTGCCGTTCGCGTCGTCGCTCTGCGGCGCCTGCTTCGACGCCTGCCCGGTGAAGATCGACATCCCGTCGCTGCTCGTGCACCTGCGCAACGAGGCGCCACACCCGCGGTCCGAACGCGCCGCGATGGCGGCGGCGGCCCGGATCATGGACAAACCACGGGTGTACGCGTCCGCGCAGCGCGCCGCCAAACTCGCCCGCATCGCCGGGCGTCGTGGACGGGGCCTGCCGCCGCCGCTGTCCGGCTGGACCGCCGGGCGAGACCTGCCGGAGTTCCCCAAGCAGACCTTCCGCGATTGGTGGGCGAAACGATGA
- a CDS encoding LutC/YkgG family protein — protein sequence MSDSRDLVLGRVRAALRDAPVPPPVPREYRPAGRAASLEVLIDRLVDYKAVVHRISEEEIASTVTALVASAAAERAASASAGRAVSASAGQAVSAGESVIVPDGLPQAWRPAGAVPDDGLAPDRIAAADAVLTAAAVAVAETGTIVLDGSPDQGRRIITLLPDVHICVLRPSQVVAAVPDAVARLDPRRPLTWISGPSATSDIELNRVEGVHGPRHLHVLLLTG from the coding sequence ATGAGCGACTCCCGTGATCTGGTCCTCGGACGGGTCCGCGCTGCTCTGCGCGACGCCCCGGTGCCGCCGCCGGTGCCGCGCGAATACCGGCCCGCGGGGCGGGCGGCGTCGCTGGAGGTGCTGATCGATCGGCTCGTCGACTACAAGGCCGTCGTGCACCGGATCAGCGAGGAGGAGATCGCCTCCACCGTGACCGCGTTGGTGGCGTCGGCTGCCGCTGAACGGGCGGCTTCGGCTTCCGCTGGACGGGCGGTCTCGGCTTCTGCTGGACAGGCGGTCTCGGCGGGGGAGTCGGTGATCGTACCCGATGGGCTGCCGCAAGCATGGCGCCCCGCCGGCGCCGTTCCCGACGACGGGCTTGCGCCGGACCGGATAGCGGCGGCCGACGCCGTGCTCACCGCGGCGGCCGTGGCCGTGGCCGAGACCGGCACGATCGTGCTCGACGGCTCACCCGACCAGGGCCGGCGGATCATCACTCTCCTCCCGGACGTGCACATCTGCGTGCTCAGGCCGTCACAGGTGGTCGCGGCCGTGCCGGACGCGGTCGCCCGGCTCGACCCGCGAAGGCCGCTGACCTGGATCAGCGGACCGTCCGCGACGAGCGACATCGAGTTGAACCGGGTGGAGGGTGTGCACGGGCCCCGGCACCTGCACGTGCTGTTACTGACCGGGTGA